A portion of the Kiritimatiellia bacterium genome contains these proteins:
- a CDS encoding STAS domain-containing protein, whose protein sequence is ECIIQTEQRDDLDILHLDGALDAYSFPRLETALSKLREQHRNRVVLDCGGLDYISSAALGTLIGFARRAREGNGDLKLVALSKKIYTIVELLGFHKILEIYTNVDEAARKFAG, encoded by the coding sequence GGAATGCATCATTCAGACGGAGCAGCGGGACGACCTGGATATCCTGCACCTGGACGGCGCGCTGGATGCCTATTCCTTCCCGAGGCTGGAGACCGCCTTGAGCAAGCTCCGCGAACAGCACCGGAACCGGGTCGTCCTCGATTGCGGCGGTCTGGACTACATCAGCAGCGCGGCGCTGGGCACCCTCATCGGGTTCGCCCGCCGCGCGCGCGAGGGCAACGGCGACCTCAAGCTCGTGGCCCTTTCAAAAAAAATCTACACGATCGTCGAACTGCTGGGCTTCCACAAAATCCTCGAGATCTACACCAACGTGGACGAGGCCGCCCGGAAGTTCGCGGGCTGA